The Chryseolinea soli genome contains a region encoding:
- a CDS encoding isochorismatase family cysteine hydrolase — translation MTQAMKDVAPFLQSVSKKALLVIDVQENLLNPKSKLHMVPDEVLPMVNNVNRLIQLFLKTNHPIIYTVNEWTNPILNALTGNVCKKGSPGVGIDKQINVVSDRIYYKSKMNALSDKNLVAFLHQQNIEELYITGLFAEACVKSTARSAVRHGFTTVVVEDAVGSKSVEHKLRWIKYCQKKGATIMTSDQLTE, via the coding sequence ATGACACAAGCTATGAAAGATGTTGCACCATTTTTACAAAGTGTATCCAAGAAAGCTCTTCTGGTGATCGATGTGCAAGAGAATTTGCTAAACCCAAAATCGAAATTGCACATGGTTCCCGACGAAGTATTGCCGATGGTGAACAATGTCAATAGACTCATCCAGCTTTTTTTAAAAACCAATCACCCCATTATTTATACCGTCAACGAGTGGACCAATCCGATCCTGAATGCTTTGACCGGAAATGTTTGTAAAAAAGGGAGCCCGGGCGTGGGGATTGACAAACAAATCAATGTCGTGAGCGACAGGATCTATTACAAATCCAAAATGAATGCATTGTCCGACAAAAACCTCGTTGCCTTTTTGCATCAGCAAAATATCGAGGAATTGTATATCACGGGTTTGTTTGCCGAAGCGTGTGTGAAGAGCACTGCAAGGTCTGCGGTCCGGCATGGCTTCACCACGGTAGTGGTTGAGGACGCGGTAGGCTCAAAAAGTGTCGAGCACAAATTAAGATGGATAAAATATTGCCAGAAAAAGGGAGCCACCATCATGACCAGCGATCAACTGACGGAATAA
- a CDS encoding alpha/beta fold hydrolase, protein MKEEKAVNVGPAKIEMVYQRFGDTASPPVLLIVGGQMYRWPDGFCTELVQRGLQIIRFDSRDCGLSTHFHSAPEPDFAAAMKGDYASVSYTLSDMAADTIGLMDALGFKSAHVVGVSLGGMIAQTMAIEYPERIRSLTSMMSTTGNSSVGQPDWSALAHLGASPGDKQGFIEWQVKAFKAVGSPKYPLDEAKAAENAGRAWDRDHDRLGSLRQKIAVLKSGDRTEKLRRLHVPALVIHGDSDKMLHVSGGKATAEAIPGAELVIFEGVGHGFPPALWSAFSDRIANLVRKAEATQPR, encoded by the coding sequence ATGAAGGAAGAAAAAGCCGTTAATGTCGGTCCCGCAAAGATCGAAATGGTATACCAGCGTTTTGGTGATACCGCGTCGCCTCCTGTTCTGCTGATCGTCGGCGGACAAATGTACAGATGGCCTGATGGATTTTGCACAGAACTGGTTCAGCGTGGCCTGCAGATCATCCGCTTCGATAGCCGCGACTGCGGTTTGTCCACACACTTCCACAGTGCTCCCGAGCCTGACTTTGCGGCGGCCATGAAAGGCGACTATGCTTCCGTTTCTTATACCCTTTCCGACATGGCCGCCGATACGATTGGTCTAATGGACGCCCTTGGTTTCAAAAGCGCGCATGTCGTGGGCGTGTCCTTGGGCGGAATGATCGCACAGACCATGGCCATAGAATATCCCGAACGCATCAGGTCACTCACCTCCATGATGTCTACTACCGGAAACTCATCGGTTGGCCAACCCGACTGGTCGGCGCTGGCGCATTTGGGTGCGTCACCCGGTGACAAGCAAGGTTTTATAGAATGGCAGGTAAAGGCGTTCAAAGCGGTGGGCTCACCGAAGTACCCGTTGGATGAAGCAAAGGCCGCAGAAAATGCAGGCCGTGCGTGGGACCGCGACCATGACCGCCTGGGATCGCTGCGCCAAAAAATAGCGGTCCTGAAGTCGGGTGACCGCACCGAAAAACTGCGACGGCTGCACGTCCCGGCCCTCGTCATACACGGTGACTCCGATAAGATGCTTCATGTCAGCGGCGGAAAGGCTACCGCGGAAGCCATTCCGGGCGCCGAGCTGGTCATATTCGAAGGCGTGGGGCATGGCTTTCCGCCTGCCTTGTGGTCGGCGTTTTCCGATCGGATCGCGAATCTCGTTCGCAAAGCAGAGGCAACGCAACCGCGCTAA
- a CDS encoding EamA family transporter, whose translation MWWIYTLLPAFLAVLTASFAKVEMKNIDTDLATAVRAFSVLLLVWAMALMRGRTDATAPLTRQNVIVLFLSGIATGLSWLCYVKALQLRRTFPVAPVDRLSLVLTILFSVVFLGETLTMQKTIGAICIVVGTLIIIQ comes from the coding sequence ATGTGGTGGATATACACTTTGTTGCCTGCATTTCTTGCCGTATTGACGGCTTCCTTTGCCAAGGTAGAGATGAAAAATATAGACACTGATTTGGCAACCGCCGTGCGCGCATTTTCGGTGTTGCTTTTGGTTTGGGCCATGGCGCTGATGAGAGGACGAACCGATGCAACCGCGCCACTAACCCGGCAGAATGTAATTGTCCTTTTTCTTTCCGGCATTGCGACAGGACTCTCTTGGCTCTGTTATGTAAAAGCCCTGCAGTTAAGGAGGACATTCCCCGTAGCCCCGGTTGATAGACTTAGTTTGGTATTGACGATTTTGTTTTCAGTGGTCTTTTTGGGCGAAACGTTGACGATGCAAAAAACGATTGGAGCAATTTGCATTGTTGTAGGGACGCTTATCATTATTCAATAA
- a CDS encoding flavin-containing monooxygenase, with protein MERINKKHFEVVIIGAGQAGLATGFYLQKHKINFVIVDASEGVGGSWATRWDSLVLFTPSQFNSLPGYSFRGEKGKYPSRMEIAEYLSEYARKHNLPVYLKRKVRTLHYVYFKYEISTNEEVFSADNVVVATGAQQAPKIPSFGAKLNGKILHLHSSRYLNPSQIPPGKVLVVGAGASGVQIAIDLAKTHEVFLAGNPTVRIPDFVFRYFGRAYWWFIQNFVTVNTPLGRKARPKVLRGGGPLVNVSIEDVVAAGVKQMPRVTDVEGGQPRFEDGSVIAVDSIIWATGFEPDFSWIKMDLPYEQGWPKTDRGILEEHEGLYFVGMLFQFGITSGVIGGVGRDAQYVARHIFRRKERNADLNTGDLARRRTE; from the coding sequence ATGGAACGCATTAACAAAAAACATTTTGAGGTGGTCATTATTGGTGCTGGTCAAGCCGGCTTAGCCACCGGATTTTATTTGCAGAAACATAAAATAAATTTTGTCATCGTCGACGCATCGGAGGGCGTGGGAGGATCGTGGGCCACGCGCTGGGATTCGCTCGTGTTATTTACGCCGTCGCAGTTTAATAGTTTGCCGGGCTATTCATTTCGGGGTGAAAAAGGAAAATACCCTTCGAGAATGGAAATCGCAGAATACTTAAGCGAGTATGCCAGGAAACACAACCTGCCGGTTTATTTAAAGAGGAAGGTGCGAACGCTGCACTACGTCTATTTTAAATATGAGATTTCGACAAATGAAGAAGTTTTTTCAGCCGACAATGTGGTCGTGGCCACCGGTGCCCAACAAGCACCAAAAATCCCGTCCTTTGGAGCAAAATTGAACGGCAAGATCCTTCATCTCCATTCTTCACGCTATCTGAACCCCTCGCAAATTCCGCCCGGTAAGGTTTTGGTGGTAGGCGCTGGCGCATCCGGTGTTCAAATTGCCATCGACTTGGCCAAGACGCACGAGGTTTTCCTGGCTGGGAATCCGACGGTCCGCATTCCCGATTTTGTATTTCGATATTTTGGCAGAGCCTATTGGTGGTTCATACAAAATTTTGTGACCGTGAACACACCGCTGGGCAGGAAGGCAAGGCCCAAAGTGCTGCGGGGAGGAGGCCCGCTGGTTAACGTATCGATAGAAGATGTCGTGGCCGCCGGAGTAAAACAAATGCCACGGGTAACGGATGTTGAAGGCGGCCAACCCCGATTTGAAGACGGAAGCGTCATCGCCGTCGACTCGATCATTTGGGCAACGGGCTTCGAGCCGGATTTTTCCTGGATCAAAATGGATCTTCCTTATGAGCAGGGGTGGCCTAAAACAGATCGCGGTATTCTGGAAGAACACGAAGGACTCTATTTTGTGGGGATGTTATTTCAATTTGGAATTACGTCCGGCGTCATCGGCGGTGTGGGAAGAGATGCGCAATATGTTGCCAGGCACATCTTCCGGAGAAAGGAAAGAAATGCTGACCTCAACACGGGTGACCTGGCGCGAAGACGAACGGAGTGA
- a CDS encoding ABC transporter permease has translation MRLSKSEIDYIRYDLRKKGLAAGDLFEELVDHVCCEMEQRVGEGLAFKKAYEEVIRNIDPAHWPDLQNKVHLSENYNASAMLRNIFKMMLRHMNKHRVHATINVVGLSLGLASFIAIALYLRHEQGYDKMFAQAGSIYRITASSTVGGTTNHIPTTFPAFGPEIKARFNEDVGGYTRIINYKYTRMVPTFRYNENVFYEEKVIFADSSFFDLFDFPFLEGNPRNALAHPNAVVINRKMAAKYFGTGSALGKTLRFNNQTDLEVTGVVKDLPSNTHLQFDFVIPLSNIASSGVSKDTKFLEEYNNDWFWTYFTIKDPLKVPILEAGINKIASDKLPDFQKDFNAKFYVQALGDVHLHSDFDYNTDLVQNGNIKNLYIFISVGVLVLVISAINFVNLTMATASRRFKEIGISKVLGALKSHLRLQFILESVVVCLIALCFAFLILQLMLPLFSNLLEVSLSLNVRENAPLMGGIFLFTILVGVLSGAYPAFFISSFEPQRVLKGVWKPGKGNGGFRKLLVGAQIAISIFLIIGTIVIARQLRFIQDKSLGYDKDQIIMVTIRGTNLPGSYFAFKNNLLSESSIVSVSSVSEPIGREVQFMSFTVEGKEKTQFVKILNITHDFVKTMGLEMVQGRDFSREHATDSTAGFIINEAAARAFGWSDPVGKALDHAGRPVKLGSVIGVVKDFNFEPLQKKIDPLIIWFGWPRWYAAVRVEKGKTTEALAAIEREWKRFEPEKPLSFHFLDQSINQVYNSERRLSKVFMIFSALSIFTAVLGLYGLISFIADQRLAEIGIRKVLGASVSSILYLISKEYVLLVLAAFVLAAPLTYLIVDQWLQNFAFRIAWNPLYFASGLLISGAIVVITVALKAVKAARSNPVDTLKYE, from the coding sequence ATGCGCTTGTCCAAAAGTGAAATCGATTATATCCGTTACGATCTGCGGAAGAAGGGATTGGCCGCCGGCGATCTTTTCGAAGAGCTCGTCGATCACGTGTGTTGTGAAATGGAGCAGCGTGTAGGAGAGGGTCTGGCCTTCAAAAAGGCTTATGAAGAAGTGATCCGGAACATCGACCCGGCACACTGGCCTGACCTGCAAAACAAGGTTCACCTATCCGAAAATTATAACGCATCCGCTATGCTTCGAAATATTTTTAAAATGATGCTTCGCCACATGAACAAGCATCGCGTCCACGCCACCATAAACGTTGTGGGATTGTCGCTGGGCCTGGCCAGTTTTATCGCGATCGCGTTGTATCTCCGGCACGAGCAGGGCTATGATAAAATGTTTGCGCAAGCGGGATCGATCTATCGGATAACAGCGTCGTCAACGGTGGGTGGCACCACCAATCATATTCCCACTACGTTCCCGGCGTTTGGTCCCGAGATCAAGGCGCGTTTCAACGAAGATGTCGGTGGCTATACGCGGATCATCAATTACAAGTATACGCGGATGGTTCCCACCTTCCGTTACAACGAAAACGTCTTCTACGAAGAGAAGGTGATCTTTGCAGACTCCTCTTTCTTTGATCTATTTGATTTTCCGTTTTTGGAAGGCAACCCTCGAAACGCGCTGGCCCATCCCAACGCAGTAGTGATCAACCGGAAAATGGCAGCGAAATATTTCGGGACGGGGAGCGCCTTGGGCAAAACGCTGCGGTTCAACAACCAGACCGACCTGGAAGTTACCGGTGTGGTGAAAGACCTGCCCTCCAACACCCATCTCCAATTTGACTTTGTCATTCCGCTTTCCAACATCGCGAGTTCAGGCGTGTCCAAGGATACAAAATTCCTCGAGGAGTATAACAACGACTGGTTCTGGACCTACTTCACCATCAAGGATCCCTTAAAGGTGCCCATCCTCGAGGCCGGCATCAACAAAATTGCGTCGGACAAGCTGCCGGATTTTCAGAAAGATTTTAACGCGAAGTTTTATGTCCAGGCCCTTGGCGATGTTCACCTGCACTCGGACTTCGACTACAACACCGACCTGGTGCAAAACGGCAACATCAAGAATCTCTACATTTTTATCTCGGTTGGCGTGCTGGTGCTCGTCATCTCGGCCATCAACTTTGTGAACCTGACCATGGCCACGGCTTCGCGCCGGTTCAAGGAGATCGGCATCAGCAAAGTGCTGGGCGCCTTGAAGTCGCACCTGAGGCTGCAGTTCATCCTCGAGTCGGTCGTGGTTTGTTTGATCGCGTTGTGTTTTGCTTTTTTGATCCTTCAATTGATGTTGCCCTTATTCAGCAACCTGCTGGAGGTTTCGCTGTCGCTGAATGTCCGGGAGAATGCTCCCCTTATGGGTGGCATTTTTTTGTTTACTATTCTGGTCGGGGTTTTGTCGGGCGCTTATCCGGCGTTCTTCATTTCTTCGTTTGAGCCGCAGCGGGTCTTAAAAGGGGTCTGGAAACCAGGCAAGGGAAATGGAGGGTTCAGGAAGTTGCTGGTGGGCGCGCAGATCGCCATCTCCATTTTTCTGATCATCGGCACCATCGTCATCGCCCGGCAACTTCGCTTTATCCAGGATAAGTCCCTGGGCTACGACAAAGACCAGATCATCATGGTGACCATCCGGGGAACAAATCTTCCGGGATCGTATTTTGCGTTTAAGAACAACTTGTTGTCGGAGAGCTCCATTGTCAGTGTCTCGTCTGTGTCGGAACCGATTGGAAGGGAAGTGCAGTTCATGAGCTTCACGGTGGAAGGGAAGGAGAAGACACAGTTTGTAAAAATACTCAACATCACGCACGACTTTGTGAAGACCATGGGACTGGAGATGGTGCAGGGCCGCGATTTTTCGCGCGAGCATGCAACGGATTCCACCGCCGGGTTCATCATCAACGAAGCGGCGGCCCGCGCCTTTGGTTGGAGCGACCCGGTAGGAAAAGCGCTCGACCATGCCGGCCGGCCGGTGAAGTTAGGGAGCGTGATCGGCGTCGTGAAAGATTTCAATTTTGAACCGCTGCAGAAAAAAATAGACCCCCTCATCATCTGGTTTGGCTGGCCGCGGTGGTATGCGGCCGTGAGGGTTGAGAAAGGAAAAACGACAGAAGCCCTCGCGGCGATCGAGCGCGAGTGGAAGCGGTTTGAACCCGAGAAGCCGCTTTCGTTTCACTTCCTGGATCAATCCATCAACCAGGTTTACAACAGCGAACGACGACTCAGCAAAGTGTTCATGATCTTTTCGGCGCTCTCTATTTTCACGGCCGTGCTGGGCTTGTATGGACTGATCTCCTTTATCGCCGACCAACGCCTGGCCGAAATCGGGATCCGCAAGGTCCTGGGCGCGTCGGTGAGCAGCATCCTTTACCTGATCTCAAAAGAATATGTACTGCTGGTGTTGGCGGCTTTCGTGTTGGCCGCGCCGCTCACCTACCTGATCGTGGATCAGTGGCTGCAGAACTTCGCGTTCCGCATTGCGTGGAACCCGCTCTATTTTGCTTCCGGTCTCCTCATCAGTGGCGCGATTGTGGTGATCACCGTGGCGCTGAAGGCCGTAAAAGCGGCGCGGTCAAATCCTGTGGATACGTTGAAATATGAATAG